GGCATCCGTGGTGTGCCTTGGGGATCCCCCGTGGGTGGGGGGCACCGCCCTGACAGCCTCCCCAGTACTCTGCGCTCTGCATTGGGTTTGCTCCGTCTTACTTTGCTGTCGTGCTTGGCTGTGGCCGCTGTGCCTGAGAGAAAGCTGGGGTGTTGGGTGTTCGTGGACGAGATGACACAGCCCCGCACGGGGGACACAGGCGCTGCCCTCTGAGCTGACCGCTGGGCTGCCTGCTCATCCTGGTGGCCAGAGTGTGCCGCGGCACTGCCTGCGCCGGAGCCCCCAGGTGGAGCGTCCCACCAGGCCCTTGCGTTGCCTCCGTGGGGCAGCGTCTGCGGGACTGGAGTCTGCGTAGAAGACCCCAAGCTCCTGGCCGTCCTCGTGCGGCCCCATAGGCCAGGTGCTCAGGGAGCCTCGTGACCGCCTCCTCGCtgggggaaattttttttaagattcatttatttggaaggcaaaagagaaacaaaggtATCTTCCGTTTACGGGTTCCCTgctcagctggctgcaatggctggagctgggctaagcggaggccaggagcctgggactccatccggggctcccgcatgggtgccggggcccaagcattcaggccttcttctgctgctttcccagcacattagcagagagctggagcagctggagcagctgagacttgtgGGCAGCTCAGCCAGGAGTCCATGGGAAAGTGGGAGGGGCGAGCCGTGGCCCCGCCTCCACCacaggaggggcccagggctctGTCTTCAGGCCCCCAGGCGTCACTCACAAGCGGAGGTCGTGGGTGTTCACTGGATTCACGCCACCACGTGTCGTCCTGGAACACGCTGTGCACACctttccccacccccgccctcccgGCCCTGGGCCCAACAGTCCGCTTCTGTGGATTTGCCGAGTCTGCGCAGAACCAGGCGACTCGTGCTCTTCCCGGAGGAAGCCCTCACCGACCCCACCTCCTCACAGCCTCAGCCCTCCCACGGTGCTGGACAGGCCGTTCTCCCCTCTGGCTGTGTTCCCTGGTGGGCAGGAGCCAGCCCCAGGAGGCCTCGTGTCCCatcacccgcacccctcccaacGAGTGCACAGCAGGACAGACCAGTGGAGAACACAGGCAGCTTTATTAGGACTCTGGGTGGGGCCACTGCCCAGGGTGGGGCCGCGTCTGCTGGGGGTGAGGGTCAGCCTGGGGCATTGAGGGAGAGCTAGGGCTGCAGCCAGGTCTAAAAGACCTGGCGGCACCTCAGGGACAGAGGGGGCCTGCCCTGACCCTGTGCTGTGGAAGCCAGACAGGGCGCAGCTGCAGGGACAGTTGGGAACCCGGCCTGTGACAGGGGACCAGATGAGATTCAGGACGCTCAGCAGCAGGACTGTCCCGAGGAGAGGCCGCAGCAGGCGGGGCGGGAGCAGGCCGGGCGGCAGAGCAGGGACACGCAGGAGGCCgggcggcagcagctgggctggcaggAGGGGGCGGGCACACAGCAGGCGGGCCTGCACACAGGGCGGCAGAGCAGGGACACGCAGGAGGAGGGTCTGCAGCAGGacgaggggcaggggctgggctggcagcacGAGGGGCGTGGGCAGACGGGCACACAGCTCACGGGCCTGCAGCAGAGGGTCACACGGCTGGGctgctggcagggggaggggctgcacgAGGGCTGGCAGCAGGGGGAGGAGTCCCCAGAGCAGACGGGCACACAGGAGACAGGCACACAGCTCACGGGCTCGCAGCAGAGGGTCACACGGCTGGGCTGCTGGCAGGGgttggaggagcagcaggacggCTGGCAGCTAGACTGCTGGCAGCACAGGGGTGTGCAGGAGCTGGTGCACACTGACTGGCAGCTCCCTGGGGTGCAGACGAGGGTCACGGAGGGGGCTGGGGCGCAGCAGCTGGGGGCGCAGCAGGGGGGCTCGCAGCAGCTCTCTGGGCAGTCGTCCACCTGCCAGGAGTCGGGGCAGGGGTCACAGGAGCCGGGCATGCAGACGTTGCTGCCATAGCTCAGGTTGCTGGAGCAGACGGACATGGTGGAGGCGGCCGTGGCGGGCGGTGAGCTGGGCAGGGGTGAGTGAGGGAGTGGGTGAGGATGTGAGGGCTCAGGGCTGTTGGGCTTTTATACCCCTCTGTGGTGTTTGTTTTCCCAGCAGCCGCTGGGTGGagcctcctgcttcctggctttgggagCTTCATTGTTTTCTTGTTCCTTGTTCACGCTTCGTGGATGCTGCTGTCTTGTTGCTCTCCGGAGCTGTGCTGGGCTGTCCCGCCCTGCTTTATCCTGGAGAAAACCAGCAGCGAAGCCGATCGCCACAGCGCTTCATGGGCACGGCAGCCGTGAGGCGCTCTCAGTGCCAGTGCCTGCTGCTCCCCGGGGTCGTCTTTAAATGAAATCCTCCTCCAGAGGGGGACAAGGACGGGGAACTCGGGCTCCAGGCTCTGCGGGAAGGCAGACGTGCATTCCACTGTGATGGGTCCGATGACACTGGGCTGTGCTGGTCACACCGAGGATGGGCTCTGTGCGTCCTCATTGCTGGTTGTGAGTGGGGGGATGGGCAGGAGCTCAGCCAGTGCCACGTAGGACAGAAAACCCACAGATAACCACAGGAAAGTAACAAAGCTGAAGTCAAGAACAAGGAGAAGGTTCCAGAAGCTGCAAGAGGAAACGACAGGTCACATCCACAGGAACCCCGGGAGCTCAGTGATCGACATCATCAGACTAATGGCTGGGGCGTGGTGGGTGATCAGTACTCCAGGTACTCAGAGGGCCAAAACTGTAAGCCAGGAATCCTGTATCCAACACAGCCATCATTCAGAATTGAAGGCAAGGGCAGACGttctagataaataaaatactgaaGGGTGACATCTCTGGGTGCGTGCCCTGGAGTCCAGGTGGGAAGCGGCCCCAGGCAGAAGTCAAATCAGTGGAAAACCTGGAGCACGGTGAGGAATTACACGGTGGTAGAGGGCACTCTGCACACACGGCTTCCTCCTCTCGGAAGGAAACTGTGTGAGAGCGTGCACGATGCCAGGCTGGGCCTGTGCCACATAGAAGCCTGATGGCTTTGAGCACCACGGCACGAAACAGTGCATGGGGAGAAAGCTGCACTGGGCCGACCTTGACGTCTGCAGGACCGAGGGCACCAGGCAGTAAACACGAACCTACTCTCATCTTCTCTAAGCATCTTTAAAAGTCAAGAAACCCTAGGAATCAGTCATCGTGAAGACACAAAGTCCGGCCTTTCCATTTGTAGATGTAGTACGTGTAACAACGAAgccacagaaacagaaagggaatAGACGTACACAGGACAAATTCTTTTTATCCTCACTGGAATTAAGTTACCATAAGTCGGAAGTTACTTTTGATAAGATAAGAGTATGGTAAGCAGTGGGCAACCACTACAGACAAGCTACAGCAGCAGCGTGAAGGCATCATGGACTAAATCAAAATGCTGCGTTGGAAAGATCTTCACCAGATGCCAAAAAGagtaaagaaggaagagaggagtgAAGTGCAGGAAAAGATGTCGGACGGACCAGGAGTAAAAGTAAAATAGAAGACACCAAGGCGACTACAGCTGACTTTTGTTTGTGCTGGTAATTACGTCACATGAAGCCACTGCCAGGACTGAACATATTGAATAAGCAAGTGTTACACTTTGTTCCTAGCAGAAATACAGAGTTAGGTTCCTGAGAAGTTCTGGTCACGTGGTCAGCAGTGCATCACCTTGTTTTGTGAGTGTGTGATTTTACAGCTTATGCATCAGCGTTGAGTTTGTACCCAACAACTGTAACTCACAACTGCATAGATGAGTCTGACACACACGTGTCCACAGTCACGATAGAGCCTGTGCCCTaggacactgcactgcctccaTCATCACACCGAGGGAAATCACAAcagcaaaacacaaacactggagcAGGCGGTGTTAAAAGGGCCCCCGAAGCTACTTCCTGTACGAGGCTGAAGGTAGTCGGAGTCTCGCCTTGCTTAGCCTCTGTAGGGCCAGGTGTTGGGGGCTGACATTTTCTTACCACCCTGTGGATGCCCAACAGTGACCACAAAAGCCCGCAAGTATGGGTTTGGAGGTTACAATCCGTTTAAATGAGTGCAAATAGAAAATCCAAAAATGATGAGGATCAACTGTATATCAAGAACAACATTAGCTGTGAATGAATTACATAATCCACTCAAAAGGCAGAGACTGTTCTATTGGATTGAAAAGTACAAGATTCAAGTAAATGCTTTACGTAATAGACATAGCTGGGATTCAAGGAACAGGTTGAACGTAAAAGGATGGAGAGAGCTGTACAGGCAACCAGCAGCTATAAAAAAGTGTGGCTGACCTGagttcagacaaaatagacttgaacACAAGAACCCTTACTAGAAATATAGGGTCACTTTATAATGACTAAAAGGTCAACCCATCAGGAAGATACAACAAACAAATGCAAATGATATAGAGCAGCAAA
Above is a genomic segment from Lepus europaeus isolate LE1 chromosome 2, mLepTim1.pri, whole genome shotgun sequence containing:
- the LOC133769249 gene encoding keratin-associated protein 10-12-like — protein: MSVCSSNLSYGSNVCMPGSCDPCPDSWQVDDCPESCCEPPCCAPSCCAPAPSVTLVCTPGSCQSVCTSSCTPLCCQQSSCQPSCCSSNPCQQPSRVTLCCEPVSCVPVSCVPVCSGDSSPCCQPSCSPSPCQQPSRVTLCCRPVSCVPVCPRPSCCQPSPCPSSCCRPSSCVSLLCRPVCRPACCVPAPSCQPSCCRPASCVSLLCRPACSRPACCGLSSGQSCC